A part of Pseudomonas sp. HR96 genomic DNA contains:
- a CDS encoding methionine ABC transporter permease: MWLERLWQGTLDTLLMVGVSSLIALLVGIPLAVILVTSGKGGIYEAPALNRALGAFVNLFRSVPFLILMVALIPFTRLIVGTTYGVWAAVVPLTLAATPFFARIAEVSLREVDHGLIEAAQAMGCRRWHIVWHVLLPEARPGIVGGFTITLVTMINSSAMAGAIGAGGLGDIAYRYGYQRFDTQVMLTVIVLLVALVAVIQLGGDRLAKVLDHR, translated from the coding sequence ATGTGGCTTGAACGCTTGTGGCAAGGGACCCTGGACACCTTGCTGATGGTCGGTGTGTCGTCGCTGATCGCCTTGCTGGTGGGTATCCCGCTGGCGGTGATTCTGGTCACCAGCGGCAAGGGCGGCATCTACGAAGCGCCGGCGCTGAATCGCGCATTGGGCGCCTTCGTCAATCTGTTCCGCTCGGTGCCGTTCCTGATCCTCATGGTCGCGCTGATCCCCTTCACCCGGCTGATTGTCGGCACCACCTATGGGGTGTGGGCCGCCGTGGTGCCGCTGACCCTGGCGGCCACGCCGTTCTTTGCGCGCATCGCCGAGGTCAGCCTGCGCGAGGTCGACCATGGCCTCATCGAAGCGGCCCAGGCCATGGGCTGCCGGCGCTGGCACATCGTCTGGCACGTGCTGTTGCCTGAAGCGCGCCCGGGAATCGTCGGCGGCTTCACCATCACCCTGGTGACCATGATCAACTCGTCGGCCATGGCCGGGGCGATCGGTGCGGGCGGGCTGGGCGACATCGCCTACCGCTACGGCTACCAGCGCTTCGATACCCAGGTGATGCTGACCGTGATCGTATTGCTGGTGGCACTGGTGGCGGTGATCCAGTTGGGCGGCGACCGCCTGGCCAAGGTGCTCGACCATCGTTGA
- a CDS encoding efflux RND transporter periplasmic adaptor subunit, translated as MKRCSLLFIGLLAACSKEAPPPEPVRPVLSVAVKAEEVEQLGRYAGNIEARYESTLGFRVSGRVARRLLDVGDSVGKDQLLAVLDPTDQQNQLRASQGDLARVEAQWINAQANARRQQELFDRGVGAQAGLDVAVTDLKTAAASRDQARAAVDQARDQLNYAELRADHAAVITRWQIEAGQVVTAGQQVVTLARPDVKEAVIDLPAAVAEHLPADVQFMVASQLAPEVRTPASVRELEPQADSATRTRRARLTLAQTPEAFRLGTAISVTLTSAIEPRITLPATVLQEVDGKTRIWIVDSQAQTVSPRDVSVLARSDTSVVLAAGVKAGERVVSAGVNSLKPGQKVKVDEEQR; from the coding sequence ATGAAGCGCTGTTCGTTGCTGTTCATCGGGCTGCTGGCCGCCTGCTCGAAAGAAGCGCCGCCGCCCGAGCCGGTACGCCCTGTGCTGTCGGTCGCTGTCAAGGCCGAAGAGGTCGAACAGCTGGGCCGCTACGCTGGCAACATCGAGGCGCGCTACGAGAGCACCCTCGGTTTTCGCGTGTCCGGGCGCGTCGCGCGGCGCCTGCTGGACGTCGGCGACTCGGTGGGCAAGGACCAGCTGCTGGCTGTGCTCGACCCTACCGACCAGCAGAACCAGCTACGCGCCAGCCAGGGCGACCTGGCCCGGGTCGAGGCGCAGTGGATCAACGCCCAGGCCAATGCACGCCGCCAGCAGGAGTTGTTCGACCGCGGCGTCGGCGCCCAGGCCGGGCTGGATGTCGCCGTCACTGACCTGAAAACCGCTGCGGCCTCGCGCGACCAGGCTCGCGCCGCAGTCGACCAGGCCCGCGACCAGCTCAACTACGCCGAGCTGCGCGCCGACCACGCCGCCGTCATCACCCGCTGGCAGATCGAAGCCGGGCAGGTGGTCACCGCCGGCCAGCAGGTGGTGACCCTGGCTCGTCCGGACGTCAAGGAGGCGGTGATCGACCTGCCTGCCGCCGTCGCCGAGCACCTGCCGGCCGACGTCCAGTTCATGGTCGCCAGCCAGCTGGCGCCCGAGGTGCGCACTCCTGCCAGCGTGCGTGAGCTCGAGCCCCAGGCCGACAGCGCCACCCGCACTCGTCGGGCGCGCCTGACCCTGGCGCAGACGCCCGAGGCGTTTCGCCTGGGCACGGCCATCAGCGTCACCCTGACCTCGGCGATCGAGCCGCGCATCACCTTGCCGGCCACGGTGCTGCAGGAGGTCGACGGCAAGACGCGCATCTGGATCGTCGACAGCCAGGCGCAAACCGTGTCACCGCGTGACGTCAGCGTGCTGGCACGCAGCGACACCAGTGTGGTGCTGGCTGCCGGTGTGAAAGCCGGTGAGCGTGTCGTCAGCGCCGGCGTGAACAGCCTCAAGCCTGGCCAGAAAGTCAAAGTCGACGAGGAACAACGCTGA
- a CDS encoding glycoside hydrolase yields the protein MRLFAVSLLVLCLLSPWAGAAVLQNGHWRVDVHPATLAISVTPAGEAPVQASAGVAAHRVSVLLAEPARLSWQWDDGAFHLEARLQERELLLSVRAREAGELALLKQPGSAMGKGLLWPLAEGHYVPRGDSIWRDYLLAEGELNTTQDLSLPLWGSDHGRFSLHWLLTTPWNNRLRLAADGDALAIELSHTYTRIQPDAPMTWRLYLGDANPLAGAQRYREWLLEQGQYQTLEDKWTAAPEGRKLLGATHAYLWGTGLLGSADVRDWQQLLTILRSERALPRRLRGRLDGYSLELLQGSAAAPHERQALLRGLNAALNSVARDSWQGAHEPDMRVLAHAYSALRKEVAGEFAAALSPLTEQWGDGLSLRTLERLGASGLQGLSLVLGDSWEGGLWHPHVVRAAVAAGYLIGPYDSYETALAPGDNPDWTSAHFGQAVHERCALINEDGQSRPGFMQNGHYTDPHCMQPLLHKRVTAIQAQAGFNAWFLDAAAAGMVYDSYRPGALLTQAQNAEGHQQLADWLSAQGLALGSEDGNAVTSRSIQYAHGMQTPVLGWGDQDLMKNRSSPFFLGAWYPPEEPAIFFRQVALKEPYRTLHFAPQTRLPLYQAVYHGSIITSHHWNFDNLKLSNVRAENELTQLLYNVAPLYHLNSATLSRRLPIMARHAQFFRPLHQALATQPLLAFDWLSEDRLVQQTTFADGSRLLANFAREPRSIQGHALAGQSLLALLADGSIRTYRAEAASGTAPDAG from the coding sequence ATGCGCCTGTTTGCCGTCAGTCTGCTAGTCCTCTGCCTGCTCAGCCCCTGGGCAGGTGCCGCCGTCCTGCAAAACGGGCATTGGCGGGTCGATGTTCATCCTGCCACCTTGGCCATCAGTGTCACCCCTGCCGGCGAGGCACCGGTGCAGGCCTCGGCGGGTGTCGCCGCGCACCGCGTGTCGGTGCTGCTCGCCGAGCCTGCGCGCTTGTCCTGGCAGTGGGATGACGGTGCGTTCCACCTCGAAGCGCGCCTGCAGGAGCGCGAATTGCTGCTGTCGGTCCGCGCCCGCGAGGCGGGTGAGCTGGCCTTGCTCAAGCAGCCCGGCAGTGCCATGGGCAAAGGCCTGCTGTGGCCCCTGGCCGAGGGACACTATGTGCCGCGCGGCGACTCGATCTGGCGCGACTACCTGCTGGCCGAAGGCGAGCTGAACACCACCCAGGACCTCAGCCTGCCGCTGTGGGGCAGCGACCACGGGCGCTTCAGCCTGCACTGGTTGCTGACCACGCCGTGGAACAATCGCCTGCGCCTGGCTGCCGACGGCGACGCCCTGGCCATCGAGCTCAGTCACACCTATACGCGCATCCAGCCCGACGCGCCGATGACCTGGCGCCTGTACCTGGGTGATGCCAATCCCCTGGCCGGCGCCCAGCGCTACCGCGAGTGGCTGTTGGAGCAAGGGCAATACCAGACCCTGGAAGACAAATGGACCGCCGCCCCTGAAGGTCGCAAGCTGCTCGGCGCCACCCATGCGTACCTCTGGGGCACCGGCCTGCTCGGCAGCGCCGACGTGCGCGACTGGCAGCAGCTGCTGACGATACTGCGCAGCGAGCGAGCGCTGCCCCGGCGCTTGCGCGGGCGCCTGGACGGCTACAGCCTGGAGCTGCTGCAGGGCAGTGCGGCGGCGCCGCATGAGCGCCAGGCCTTGCTGCGGGGGCTGAATGCGGCGCTCAACAGCGTCGCACGGGACAGCTGGCAGGGCGCTCACGAGCCTGACATGCGAGTGCTGGCCCATGCCTATTCGGCCCTGCGCAAGGAGGTGGCCGGCGAGTTTGCCGCTGCCCTCTCGCCGCTCACCGAGCAGTGGGGCGATGGCTTGTCGCTGCGCACCCTGGAGCGGCTGGGCGCCAGTGGCCTGCAAGGCCTGTCGCTGGTCCTCGGCGACTCCTGGGAGGGCGGCCTGTGGCATCCGCACGTGGTGCGCGCGGCCGTGGCGGCCGGCTACCTGATCGGCCCGTACGACTCCTACGAAACTGCCCTGGCGCCCGGCGACAACCCGGACTGGACCAGCGCGCATTTCGGCCAGGCGGTGCATGAGCGCTGCGCGCTGATCAACGAAGACGGCCAGTCAAGGCCCGGCTTCATGCAGAACGGGCACTACACCGACCCCCACTGCATGCAGCCCCTGTTGCACAAGCGGGTGACGGCCATTCAGGCCCAGGCCGGCTTCAACGCCTGGTTCCTCGACGCCGCCGCAGCGGGCATGGTCTACGATAGCTATCGGCCGGGTGCCCTGCTGACCCAGGCGCAGAATGCCGAAGGGCACCAGCAGTTGGCCGACTGGTTGAGCGCGCAGGGCCTGGCGCTGGGGTCGGAGGACGGTAATGCGGTAACCTCGCGCAGCATCCAGTATGCCCACGGCATGCAGACCCCGGTGCTCGGCTGGGGCGATCAGGACCTGATGAAGAATCGCAGCTCGCCGTTCTTCCTCGGGGCCTGGTATCCACCGGAGGAGCCGGCGATCTTTTTCAGGCAGGTGGCGCTGAAGGAGCCGTATCGCACCCTGCACTTCGCCCCGCAGACCCGCTTGCCGCTGTACCAGGCGGTGTATCACGGCTCGATCATCACCAGCCACCACTGGAATTTCGACAACCTCAAGCTGAGCAACGTGCGCGCCGAAAACGAGCTGACGCAGCTGCTCTACAACGTGGCACCGCTGTATCACCTCAACAGTGCCACCCTGAGCCGGCGCCTGCCGATCATGGCCCGGCACGCGCAGTTCTTCCGGCCCTTGCACCAGGCCCTGGCGACCCAACCGCTGCTGGCATTCGACTGGCTGTCCGAAGATCGCCTGGTGCAGCAGACCACCTTTGCCGATGGTTCGCGGCTGCTGGCCAACTTTGCTCGCGAACCGCGCAGCATTCAGGGTCACGCCCTGGCAGGGCAGAGCCTGTTGGCGCTGCTGGCCGATGGCAGCATTCGGACCTACCGCGCCGAGGCCGCGTCAGGCACGGCGCCAGACGCTGGCTAG
- a CDS encoding sigma 54-interacting transcriptional regulator, giving the protein MSIDEFFSQPLLTFPDAEKSPLSIRAKALVFVDPRSRRLREQLEDLAPRRLPILIRGETGTGKELLARQIHRASDRGGLFVSVNCGAISPTYADAELFGYSAGAHAGAASSRAGWFGSANGGTLYLDEIADLPLSIQVKLLAALENHEVFRVGAPQPSPVDVRLVAATSIDLGQAVAAGRFDERLLHYLDEGQLVLPALRERTGDILSLAEYFIGIYSQRLGLAVPLLSEAAQQVLEAHYWPGNTRELENVIHFALLVSTGEQILPQHLNLLPSIDPLEEIQRQIKRLALQGGDVDWGALQQLLEGAREGLAAE; this is encoded by the coding sequence ATGAGTATCGACGAGTTTTTCAGCCAGCCGCTGCTGACCTTTCCCGACGCCGAGAAGAGCCCGCTGAGCATCCGCGCCAAGGCGCTGGTGTTCGTCGACCCGCGCTCGCGGCGGTTGCGCGAGCAGCTGGAAGATCTGGCGCCACGACGCCTGCCTATTCTGATTCGCGGCGAGACCGGCACCGGCAAGGAGCTGCTGGCCCGGCAGATTCACCGGGCCAGCGACCGCGGCGGGTTGTTCGTGTCGGTCAACTGCGGCGCCATCAGTCCGACCTATGCCGACGCCGAGCTGTTCGGCTACAGCGCCGGCGCCCATGCCGGGGCCGCGAGCAGTCGGGCCGGCTGGTTCGGTTCGGCGAATGGCGGCACCTTGTACCTGGACGAAATCGCCGACCTGCCGCTGAGCATCCAGGTCAAGCTGCTGGCGGCGCTGGAAAACCACGAAGTGTTTCGCGTCGGCGCGCCGCAGCCCAGCCCGGTGGACGTGCGGTTGGTGGCGGCGACCAGCATCGATCTGGGCCAGGCCGTTGCGGCAGGGCGTTTCGACGAGCGCTTGCTGCATTATCTGGATGAAGGTCAACTGGTGCTGCCGGCCTTGCGTGAACGCACCGGCGACATCCTCTCGCTGGCCGAGTACTTCATCGGCATTTACAGCCAGCGCCTGGGGCTGGCGGTACCACTGCTCAGCGAAGCGGCGCAGCAGGTGCTGGAAGCGCACTACTGGCCGGGCAATACCCGCGAGCTGGAAAACGTCATTCACTTCGCGCTGCTGGTCAGCACGGGCGAGCAGATTCTGCCGCAGCACCTGAACCTGCTACCGAGCATCGACCCACTGGAGGAGATCCAGCGCCAGATCAAACGCTTGGCGCTGCAGGGCGGCGATGTCGACTGGGGTGCCCTGCAGCAGCTGTTGGAGGGGGCTCGCGAGGGCTTGGCGGCAGAGTGA
- a CDS encoding efflux RND transporter periplasmic adaptor subunit: MAARLWMWAGLSILLAGCDKPAPSSPERPRVQVQQVQASQFAAAVNLTGDIQARVQTQLSFRVGGKIIERKVDVGDRISAQQVLARLDPKDLQTSLDSAKAAVIAEQARVTQTSAAFVRQQKLLPKGYTSQSEYDSAQAALRGAQSALAAAQAQQANAREQLSYTALVAEAPGVITARQAEVGQVVQATAPVFGLARDGDRDAVFNVYESLFVKPVEDQPVTVSLLDDPSIKVVGKVREVTPAVSAQSGTLQVKITLEKLPPGMRLGSVVSASLDAPSSSSVELPWAALTKDLSKTGVPADSAVWVLQGDRTQLRKVKVLRYLTGKVIIGDGLQAGDQVVVAGGQLLHPDMQVEVVKEAGQ, translated from the coding sequence ATGGCGGCGAGGCTATGGATGTGGGCAGGATTGTCGATCCTGCTGGCAGGTTGCGACAAGCCGGCGCCGTCGTCGCCCGAGCGTCCGCGTGTGCAGGTTCAGCAGGTGCAGGCCAGCCAGTTCGCCGCTGCAGTGAATCTGACAGGCGACATCCAGGCGCGGGTGCAGACCCAATTGTCGTTCCGCGTCGGCGGCAAGATCATCGAGCGCAAGGTCGATGTCGGCGACCGCATCAGTGCCCAGCAAGTGCTCGCACGGCTGGACCCCAAAGACCTGCAGACCAGCCTCGACTCGGCCAAGGCGGCGGTCATCGCCGAGCAAGCGCGCGTGACACAGACCAGCGCGGCCTTCGTCCGCCAGCAAAAACTGCTGCCCAAGGGCTACACCAGCCAGAGTGAATACGATTCGGCGCAGGCCGCCTTGCGTGGCGCGCAGAGTGCCCTGGCCGCTGCCCAGGCGCAGCAAGCCAATGCCCGCGAACAACTGAGCTATACCGCCCTGGTCGCCGAAGCGCCCGGGGTGATCACCGCGCGCCAGGCCGAAGTCGGCCAGGTGGTGCAAGCCACCGCGCCGGTGTTCGGCCTGGCCCGCGACGGCGATCGCGATGCGGTGTTCAACGTCTATGAATCGCTGTTCGTCAAACCGGTCGAAGACCAGCCTGTGACCGTCAGCCTGCTCGACGACCCGAGCATCAAGGTGGTCGGCAAGGTGCGCGAAGTCACCCCGGCGGTCTCGGCGCAGAGCGGCACCCTGCAGGTCAAGATCACCCTGGAGAAGCTGCCGCCGGGCATGCGCCTTGGCTCGGTGGTCAGCGCGTCGCTGGATGCACCCTCGAGTAGCAGCGTCGAGCTGCCCTGGGCGGCGCTGACCAAGGACCTGTCGAAAACCGGCGTACCGGCCGACAGCGCCGTATGGGTGCTGCAAGGCGATCGCACGCAGCTGCGCAAGGTCAAGGTGCTGCGCTACCTGACCGGCAAGGTCATCATCGGCGATGGCCTGCAGGCAGGCGATCAGGTGGTCGTCGCCGGCGGCCAGTTGCTGCATCCCGACATGCAGGTGGAAGTGGTCAAGGAGGCCGGCCAATGA
- a CDS encoding efflux RND transporter permease subunit: MKGSFNLSDWALKHQSFVWYLMFVALLMGVFSYLNLGREEDPKFTIKTMVIQTRWPGATQEETLKQVTDRIEKKLEELDSLDYVKSYTRPGESTVFVYLRDTTNAKAIPQIWYQVRKKIDDIRGQFPQGLQGPAFNDEFGDVFGSIYAFTGDGLSMRQLRDYVEQVRAEIRAVPGLGKVQMIGQQDEVIYLNFSTRKLAALGLDQQQVVASLQSQNAVTPAGVIEAGPERITVRTSGQFASEQDLKNVNLRLNDRFYRLADIADISRGYTDPPAPMFRFNGHDAIGLAIAMKDGGNIQDFGKALHARMDALTADLPIGVGVHSVSDQAEVVQKAVGGFTSALFEAVVIVLIVSFISLGIRAGLVVACSIPLVLALVFVFMEYSGITMQRISLGALIIALGLLVDDAMITVEMMVTRLELGETRQQAATFAYHSTAFPMLTGTLVTVAGFTPIGLNASSAGEYTFTLFAVIAVAMLVSWVVAVLFAPVLGVHILSEKLKKKDDHTPGPMERAANGAMLFAMHHRWLTIGVTLLLFGLSVFGMKFVQNQFFPSSDRPEILVDLNLPQNASIYETRRAVDRLEATLKDDPDIARWSTYIGEGAIRFYLPLDQQLENPYYAQLVIVSKSLEQRAALTERLRKRLRDDFVGLGTYVQPLEMGPPVGRPIQYRVSGKDIDQVRRHAIELATLLDSNAHIGDMIYDWNEPGKVLRIDIAQDKARQLGLSSEDVAKLMNSIVSGAAVTQVNDDIYLVNVVGRAEDLERNSPDTLQNLQIVNSSGVSIPLLAFATVRYELEQPLVWRRDRRPTITLKAAVRDEIQPTDLVTELKPQIDKFAAGLPTGYKVATGGTVEESGKAQGPIAKVVPLMLFLMATFLMIQLHSVQKMFLVASVAPLGLIGVVLALVPTGTPMGFVAILGILALIGIIIRNSVILVTQIDIYERDGYLPWDAVVEATRHRRRPILLTAAAASLGMIPIAREVFWGPMAYAMIGGIVIATLLTLLFLPALYVAWYRIKEPTQR, from the coding sequence ATGAAAGGGAGTTTCAACCTGTCCGACTGGGCCCTCAAGCACCAGTCGTTCGTCTGGTACCTGATGTTCGTCGCCTTGCTGATGGGGGTGTTTTCCTACCTCAACCTGGGGCGCGAGGAAGACCCGAAATTCACCATCAAGACCATGGTCATCCAGACCCGCTGGCCCGGTGCGACCCAGGAGGAAACCCTCAAGCAGGTCACCGACCGCATCGAGAAGAAGCTCGAGGAACTCGACTCGCTGGACTACGTGAAAAGCTACACCCGCCCAGGCGAGTCCACGGTTTTCGTCTACCTGCGTGACACCACCAACGCCAAGGCCATCCCGCAGATCTGGTACCAGGTACGCAAAAAGATCGACGACATTCGCGGCCAGTTTCCCCAGGGCCTGCAAGGGCCGGCGTTCAACGACGAGTTCGGTGACGTGTTCGGCTCGATCTACGCCTTCACCGGTGACGGCCTGAGCATGCGCCAGCTGCGCGACTACGTCGAACAGGTGCGCGCCGAGATCCGGGCGGTGCCGGGGCTGGGCAAGGTGCAGATGATCGGCCAGCAGGACGAGGTGATCTACCTCAACTTCTCCACGCGCAAACTGGCGGCCCTGGGCCTGGACCAGCAGCAGGTGGTAGCCAGCCTGCAATCGCAGAACGCGGTGACTCCGGCCGGGGTCATCGAGGCCGGGCCCGAGCGCATCACCGTGCGCACCAGCGGTCAGTTCGCCTCCGAGCAGGACCTCAAGAACGTCAACCTGCGTCTCAACGATCGCTTCTACCGGCTGGCCGATATCGCCGACATCAGCCGCGGCTACACCGATCCACCGGCACCGATGTTCCGCTTCAACGGCCACGACGCCATCGGCCTGGCGATTGCCATGAAGGACGGTGGCAACATCCAGGACTTTGGCAAGGCGCTGCATGCGCGCATGGACGCGTTGACCGCCGACCTGCCGATCGGGGTTGGCGTGCACAGCGTCTCGGACCAGGCCGAAGTGGTGCAGAAGGCCGTAGGCGGCTTCACCAGCGCGCTGTTCGAGGCGGTGGTGATCGTGCTCATCGTCAGTTTCATCAGCCTCGGCATCCGCGCCGGGCTGGTGGTGGCCTGCTCCATTCCGCTGGTGCTGGCGCTGGTCTTCGTGTTCATGGAGTACAGCGGCATCACCATGCAGCGCATCTCGCTGGGCGCGTTGATCATCGCCCTGGGTCTGCTGGTGGACGATGCGATGATCACCGTGGAAATGATGGTGACCCGCCTGGAGCTGGGCGAAACCCGGCAGCAGGCGGCCACCTTCGCCTATCACTCCACCGCCTTCCCGATGCTCACCGGCACCCTGGTGACGGTGGCCGGGTTTACCCCCATCGGCCTCAATGCCAGCTCGGCGGGGGAGTACACCTTCACCCTGTTCGCGGTGATCGCCGTGGCCATGCTGGTGTCCTGGGTGGTGGCGGTGCTGTTCGCGCCGGTGCTGGGCGTGCACATCCTCAGCGAAAAGCTGAAGAAGAAGGACGACCACACACCGGGGCCTATGGAGCGCGCCGCCAACGGCGCCATGCTGTTCGCCATGCACCACCGCTGGCTGACCATCGGTGTGACCCTGCTGCTGTTCGGCCTCTCGGTGTTCGGCATGAAGTTCGTGCAGAACCAGTTCTTTCCGTCCTCCGACCGCCCGGAAATTCTGGTCGACCTCAACCTGCCGCAGAACGCCTCGATCTACGAGACGCGCAGGGCCGTCGACCGCCTCGAGGCGACCCTCAAGGACGACCCGGATATCGCACGCTGGAGCACCTACATCGGCGAGGGAGCGATCCGCTTCTATCTGCCTCTCGACCAGCAGCTGGAAAACCCGTACTACGCCCAGCTGGTGATCGTCAGCAAGAGCCTGGAACAGCGCGCTGCCCTCACCGAGCGCTTGCGCAAGCGCCTGCGCGACGATTTCGTCGGCCTGGGCACCTACGTCCAGCCGCTGGAAATGGGCCCGCCGGTAGGCCGACCGATCCAGTACCGGGTCAGCGGCAAGGACATCGATCAGGTGCGCAGGCACGCCATCGAGCTGGCCACCCTGCTCGACAGCAACGCGCACATCGGCGACATGATCTACGACTGGAACGAACCGGGCAAAGTGCTGCGCATCGACATCGCCCAGGACAAGGCACGCCAGCTGGGGCTGTCGTCCGAAGACGTGGCCAAGCTGATGAACAGCATCGTCAGTGGCGCCGCAGTGACCCAGGTCAACGACGACATCTATCTGGTCAACGTGGTCGGCCGTGCCGAAGATCTGGAGCGCAACTCGCCGGATACCCTGCAGAACCTGCAGATCGTCAACTCCAGCGGCGTGTCGATCCCGTTGCTGGCTTTCGCCACGGTGCGCTACGAGCTGGAGCAGCCACTGGTCTGGCGCCGTGACCGGCGGCCGACCATCACCTTGAAGGCGGCGGTGCGCGACGAGATCCAGCCCACCGACCTGGTCACCGAGCTCAAGCCGCAGATCGACAAGTTCGCCGCCGGCCTGCCCACTGGCTACAAGGTCGCCACCGGCGGTACCGTGGAGGAGAGCGGCAAGGCCCAAGGGCCAATCGCCAAGGTGGTGCCGCTGATGCTGTTTCTGATGGCGACGTTCCTGATGATCCAGCTGCACAGCGTGCAGAAGATGTTCCTGGTGGCCAGCGTCGCGCCGCTGGGCCTGATCGGCGTGGTCCTGGCGCTGGTGCCCACGGGGACGCCCATGGGCTTCGTGGCGATCCTGGGGATCCTCGCGCTGATCGGCATCATCATCCGCAACTCGGTGATTCTGGTGACCCAGATCGATATCTACGAGCGCGACGGTTACCTGCCATGGGATGCGGTCGTCGAGGCGACCCGGCACCGTCGCCGGCCGATCCTGCTGACCGCGGCCGCAGCCAGCCTGGGCATGATTCCGATCGCCCGCGAAGTATTCTGGGGACCGATGGCCTACGCAATGATCGGCGGGATCGTCATCGCCACCTTGCTGACCCTCTTGTTCCTGCCGGCGCTGTACGTGGCCTGGTATCGCATCAAGGAGCCAACACAAAGGTAG
- a CDS encoding class I SAM-dependent methyltransferase, which yields MSLKPEDLQQISATTLADYNETAERFREGTRDHDVSQNIEALLRHIQVPAPFAILDFGCGPGRDLQTFTRLGHVAVGLDGAERFAEMARADSGCEVWQQNFLALDLPAQRFDGVFANAVLFHIPRQELPRVLGQLHATLKPGGVLFSSNPRGDNREGWKGARYGAWHDLENWRVLLTAAGFVELEHYYRPAGLPREQQPWLASVWRRA from the coding sequence ATGTCACTCAAGCCCGAAGACCTGCAACAGATCAGTGCCACTACCCTGGCCGACTACAACGAAACCGCCGAACGCTTTCGCGAAGGCACCCGCGACCACGATGTCAGCCAGAACATCGAGGCCTTGCTGCGCCATATCCAGGTGCCGGCACCCTTTGCCATTCTTGATTTCGGCTGCGGCCCGGGCCGCGACCTGCAGACCTTCACGCGGCTGGGCCACGTCGCCGTGGGCCTGGACGGCGCCGAACGCTTTGCCGAAATGGCCCGCGCCGACAGTGGCTGCGAGGTCTGGCAGCAGAACTTCCTCGCCCTCGACCTGCCCGCCCAACGCTTCGACGGCGTGTTCGCCAACGCGGTGCTGTTCCATATCCCGCGCCAGGAACTGCCACGGGTCCTGGGTCAGTTGCATGCCACCCTGAAACCGGGTGGCGTGCTGTTCAGCTCCAACCCGCGCGGCGACAACCGCGAAGGCTGGAAAGGCGCGCGCTATGGCGCCTGGCACGACCTGGAAAACTGGCGAGTGCTGCTCACGGCCGCCGGCTTCGTCGAGCTGGAACACTACTACCGCCCCGCCGGCCTGCCGCGCGAACAGCAGCCCTGGCTAGCCAGCGTCTGGCGCCGTGCCTGA
- a CDS encoding MetQ/NlpA family ABC transporter substrate-binding protein translates to MKKALLFTALAAALTAGIANAAEKLVVAATPIPHAEILELIKPTLAKEGVDLEIKVFTDYVQPNVQVAEKRLDANYFQTKPYLDNFNKGKGTNLVTVVGVHVEPFGGYSKKYKSLAELPDGATVAIPNEGSNSGRALLLLQKAGLLTLKDPSNALATPKDIATNPKHLKFKELESAMLPRVLDQVDLDLINTNYALEAKLNPAKDALVIEGSDSPYVNFLVARPDNKDSDAIKKLAAALTSPEVKAFIAKKYEGAVLPAF, encoded by the coding sequence ATGAAAAAGGCTCTGCTGTTCACTGCTCTCGCCGCAGCCCTCACTGCTGGTATCGCCAACGCCGCTGAAAAGCTGGTGGTGGCTGCCACGCCGATCCCCCACGCCGAAATTCTCGAGCTGATCAAGCCGACCCTGGCCAAGGAAGGCGTGGACCTGGAAATCAAGGTCTTCACCGACTACGTGCAACCCAACGTACAAGTGGCCGAGAAGCGTCTGGATGCCAACTACTTCCAGACCAAGCCATACCTGGACAATTTCAACAAGGGCAAAGGCACCAATCTGGTGACGGTGGTGGGCGTGCACGTCGAACCTTTCGGTGGCTACTCGAAGAAGTACAAGTCGCTGGCTGAGCTGCCGGACGGCGCCACCGTGGCCATTCCCAACGAAGGCAGCAACAGCGGCCGCGCCCTGCTGCTTCTGCAAAAGGCCGGCCTGCTGACCCTGAAGGATCCGAGCAACGCCCTGGCCACCCCGAAAGACATCGCCACCAACCCCAAGCACCTGAAGTTCAAGGAGCTTGAGTCGGCCATGTTGCCACGCGTGCTGGACCAGGTTGACCTGGACCTGATCAACACCAACTACGCGCTGGAAGCCAAGCTCAACCCGGCCAAGGATGCATTGGTGATCGAAGGTTCCGATTCGCCGTACGTCAACTTCCTGGTTGCCCGCCCGGACAACAAGGACAGCGACGCCATCAAGAAACTGGCTGCCGCGCTGACCAGCCCGGAAGTGAAGGCGTTCATCGCCAAGAAATATGAAGGCGCGGTGCTGCCGGCGTTCTGA